A region from the Brachyspira hampsonii genome encodes:
- the panC gene encoding pantoate--beta-alanine ligase, with amino-acid sequence MSLTILKNIKSAYKFINDNKNNSIALIPTMGALHEGHAALIKKAKKECSIVIVSIFINPLQFIKVEDIERYPQDLDKDKKFLEEYQVNVLFLPSVEEMIPDDYAAHINIENSKFNIISRPIYYRGIVTIMAKLFNIISPTHVYFTEYDYLQVFIIKKMIKDLNYNIALKTIPIVRDENMLALSSLNTLLSEREKEEASIIYKLLREAREEFKKGGTKSSYLLDIIKNNIKTHKMLKLEYVYIVDKETLMSMETASKNSIILISAYCGATRLLDNMPLK; translated from the coding sequence ATGTCTTTAACTATATTAAAAAATATAAAAAGTGCATATAAATTTATTAATGATAATAAAAATAATTCTATAGCTTTAATCCCTACTATGGGAGCTTTGCATGAAGGACATGCTGCCTTAATAAAAAAAGCAAAAAAAGAATGTTCTATTGTAATTGTAAGTATATTTATTAATCCGCTTCAATTTATAAAGGTAGAAGATATAGAAAGATATCCTCAGGATTTGGATAAAGATAAAAAATTTTTGGAAGAATATCAGGTAAATGTTTTATTTCTGCCATCTGTTGAAGAGATGATTCCTGATGATTATGCCGCTCACATAAATATAGAAAACAGTAAATTCAATATAATTTCAAGACCTATATATTATAGAGGCATAGTTACAATAATGGCTAAGCTGTTTAATATAATATCTCCTACTCATGTGTATTTCACAGAATATGATTATTTGCAAGTGTTTATAATAAAAAAAATGATAAAGGATTTAAATTACAATATAGCATTAAAAACTATTCCTATAGTTAGAGATGAAAATATGCTTGCTTTAAGCAGTTTAAATACTCTATTAAGCGAGAGAGAAAAAGAAGAAGCTTCTATAATATATAAACTTCTTAGGGAGGCAAGAGAAGAGTTTAAAAAAGGCGGAACTAAATCATCGTATTTATTAGATATAATAAAAAACAATATAAAAACTCATAAAATGCTTAAGTTAGAGTATGTTTATATAGTAGATAAGGAAACTTTAATGAGCATGGAAACAGCATCAAAAAATTCAATAATACTTATATCAGCCTATTGCGGTGCCACTAGATTATTAGATAATATGCCTTTGAAATAA
- the rplM gene encoding 50S ribosomal protein L13 → MDKKTLKTKNNTYVLSQKDIKQNWLIIDAKGKSLGRVASRAAYMLKGKHKVDYAYNLDNGDYVIIINAKDIVLTGNKKKGKIHYRHTGYPGGIKSISYGELLEKNPERMVKIAVKGMLSHNPLGRLHLKKLKVYAGSEHPHEANKPTVVNI, encoded by the coding sequence ATGGATAAAAAAACATTAAAAACAAAAAATAATACTTACGTTTTATCGCAAAAAGATATAAAGCAAAATTGGCTAATAATAGATGCCAAAGGTAAGTCATTAGGAAGAGTAGCAAGCAGAGCAGCTTATATGCTTAAAGGAAAACATAAAGTAGACTATGCCTACAACTTAGACAATGGTGATTATGTAATTATCATCAATGCCAAAGATATAGTTCTAACAGGCAATAAAAAGAAAGGAAAAATCCACTATAGACATACAGGTTATCCGGGCGGTATAAAATCTATAAGCTACGGCGAATTATTAGAAAAAAATCCTGAAAGAATGGTAAAAATAGCTGTAAAAGGTATGCTTTCTCATAATCCATTGGGAAGACTTCATCTTAAAAAATTAAAAGTATATGCTGGAAGTGAGCATCCGCATGAAGCTAATAAACCTACTGTAGTAAATATATAA